A single Mixta calida DNA region contains:
- a CDS encoding penicillin-binding transpeptidase domain-containing protein encodes MPRIQKFLGKDQIKAPFNPFRFRLICLGVLGCMAVLLARVADLQLINHPMLEHEADQRSLRTVTIPTNRGTLLDRNGETLALSVPSRDIVADPQRVLEANPAFTSAKWEYLANALNERPEQIAQQITANPHRRFLYLGRKVELGIAKDISQLHLKGISTVYNDSRFYPMSEAAAPLIGVVGADNTGLNGLEKGYDKVLQGQPGVEKYRQDREGNIIAMIDYQPPKQPPNVQLSIDKFDQYTLYSKLRDGVLLNKADSGAAVLVKVDTGEILGMASYPSFNPNNYSDVSPEQMRNVAINDSFEPGSTVKPLVVLEGLERGLVRPDSVLDTTPYSVNGHLIRDVGHWPRLTMTGILQKSSDIGVSHIALAMPAEALVNTYHAFGLGKPTGLGLTGESVGYFPLHRQRWADIERATFSFGYGLRVTPLQIAREYATLGSFGVYRPLSITKVTPPVIGKQVANPETVKTVVHMLESDVLPGGTGIRAAVPGYRLATKTGTAEKMGPSGKYDGGYVNYTAGVAPASNPQVALVVMINHPTAGDHFGGSVAAPIFGNIMGPVLKHMNIAPDALVNSAH; translated from the coding sequence ATGCCCCGCATACAGAAGTTTCTTGGAAAAGACCAGATTAAAGCACCGTTCAATCCGTTTCGTTTTCGTCTGATTTGTCTTGGCGTACTGGGATGTATGGCCGTTCTGCTGGCGCGCGTCGCCGATCTACAGCTTATTAACCATCCTATGCTGGAACATGAGGCGGATCAGCGCTCGCTGCGCACGGTCACCATTCCCACCAATCGCGGCACCTTGCTGGATCGCAATGGCGAAACGCTGGCGCTCAGCGTACCTTCGCGCGATATCGTTGCCGACCCGCAGCGCGTGCTGGAGGCAAACCCGGCTTTTACCAGCGCCAAATGGGAATATCTCGCCAATGCGCTTAACGAACGGCCGGAGCAGATCGCGCAGCAGATCACCGCGAATCCGCATCGTCGTTTTCTCTATCTTGGGCGTAAGGTGGAGCTGGGCATCGCCAAAGATATCAGCCAGCTGCATCTGAAAGGCATCAGTACGGTCTATAACGACAGCCGCTTTTATCCAATGAGCGAAGCGGCCGCGCCGCTTATCGGCGTGGTCGGCGCTGACAATACCGGCCTGAATGGGCTGGAGAAGGGCTACGATAAGGTGTTGCAGGGGCAGCCGGGCGTGGAGAAATATCGCCAGGATCGCGAAGGCAATATTATCGCTATGATCGACTATCAGCCGCCGAAGCAGCCGCCTAACGTGCAGCTCAGTATCGATAAGTTCGATCAGTATACGCTCTACAGCAAGCTGCGCGATGGGGTGTTGCTGAACAAGGCGGATTCCGGCGCGGCGGTGCTGGTTAAAGTAGATACCGGCGAAATACTGGGTATGGCCTCTTATCCTTCCTTCAACCCCAACAACTACTCTGACGTTTCGCCAGAGCAGATGCGCAACGTGGCGATCAACGACAGTTTCGAACCGGGCTCCACGGTGAAGCCGCTGGTGGTGCTGGAAGGGCTGGAACGCGGGCTGGTACGTCCCGATTCGGTGCTGGATACGACGCCTTACAGCGTGAATGGCCACCTGATTCGTGACGTTGGTCACTGGCCGCGCCTGACGATGACCGGCATTCTGCAAAAATCGAGCGACATCGGCGTTTCGCATATCGCGCTGGCAATGCCCGCCGAGGCGCTGGTGAACACCTATCACGCTTTTGGCCTCGGTAAACCGACCGGCCTGGGTCTGACGGGTGAAAGCGTCGGCTATTTTCCGCTGCATCGTCAACGCTGGGCGGATATCGAACGCGCTACCTTTTCGTTTGGCTACGGGCTGCGCGTGACGCCGCTGCAAATCGCGCGTGAATACGCCACGCTGGGCAGTTTCGGCGTCTACCGTCCGCTCTCTATCACCAAAGTGACGCCGCCGGTTATCGGCAAGCAGGTCGCCAACCCGGAAACGGTGAAAACCGTGGTGCATATGCTGGAAAGCGACGTGCTGCCAGGCGGCACCGGCATCCGCGCGGCGGTGCCCGGCTACCGGCTGGCCACTAAAACCGGTACGGCGGAAAAGATGGGCCCCAGCGGCAAGTATGACGGCGGCTATGTGAACTACACGGCGGGCGTGGCGCCAGCCAGTAATCCGCAGGTGGCGCTGGTGGTGATGATTAACCATCCTACCGCAGGCGATCACTTCGGCGGTTCAGTCGCAGCGCCGATCTTCGGCAATATTATGGGACCGGTACTGAAGCATATGAATATTGCCCCGGATGCGCTGGTGAACAGCGCGCATTAA
- a CDS encoding PTS lactose/cellobiose transporter subunit IIA has product MDFEQTVMELLINAGEARSHAMSAIQLARKRQWQEADAALAASAEASKAAHHIQTQLIGADEGEGKLRVTLILVHAQDHLMNAMLCRDLAEEIVLLRKELLA; this is encoded by the coding sequence ATGGATTTTGAACAGACCGTCATGGAGTTGCTGATTAACGCAGGCGAAGCCCGCTCCCATGCGATGAGCGCGATCCAGCTGGCGCGCAAGCGTCAGTGGCAGGAAGCGGATGCGGCGCTGGCCGCTTCGGCGGAGGCGTCGAAGGCGGCGCATCATATCCAGACGCAGCTTATCGGCGCAGATGAAGGAGAAGGGAAACTGCGAGTGACGCTGATCCTGGTGCATGCCCAGGATCATCTGATGAACGCCATGCTGTGCCGGGATCTGGCGGAAGAGATCGTGTTGCTGCGCAAAGAGCTGCTGGCCTGA
- a CDS encoding glycoside hydrolase family 1 protein has translation MSNVTIAIPPDFILGAAASAWQTEGWHGKKTGQDSYLDAWYQQDRQVWHNGYGPAVATDFINRYREDVALMKASGLTHYRTSINWSRFLLDYETAEVDEDYARYYDALLDEMRANDIEPMLCLEHYELPAALLEKYGGWSSSVVVDLFLLYAEKVFARYAGKVRRWFVFNEPIVVQTRVYLDALRWPYHQSTSTWMQWNHHKNLATARVVRLFRDRGYAGSIGTILNPEVTWPRSDAPHDRRAAEIYDLFYNRVFLDPAIKGGYPAALLQLLAQHQVQWRYSAADLALIAENRVDEVGLNLYYPHRVKAPSRAWHPETPFHPAYYYEPFELPGRRMNRSRGWEIAPRIVASMAQRMRDEYGNFPWFIAENGMGIENEAQFRDASGEIQDDYRIDFIAEHLYEALRAREAGINCQGYMLWSFTDNVSPMNAFKNRYGLVEIDLENRRQRRMKKSARWYRQLRDSRQLTLTLNDEAK, from the coding sequence ATGAGCAACGTCACCATCGCGATTCCGCCCGATTTTATCCTTGGCGCGGCGGCCTCTGCCTGGCAAACCGAAGGCTGGCACGGCAAGAAGACGGGGCAGGATTCTTATCTCGACGCCTGGTATCAGCAGGATCGCCAGGTGTGGCATAACGGCTACGGCCCGGCAGTAGCGACCGATTTTATCAACCGCTACCGGGAGGATGTGGCGCTGATGAAAGCCAGCGGGCTGACGCATTATCGCACCTCGATCAACTGGTCGCGTTTCCTGCTGGATTATGAAACCGCCGAGGTGGATGAAGATTACGCGCGCTATTACGACGCGTTGCTGGATGAGATGCGCGCCAACGATATCGAGCCGATGCTGTGTCTGGAGCATTACGAGCTGCCGGCGGCGCTGCTGGAAAAGTATGGCGGCTGGAGTTCTTCCGTGGTGGTTGATCTGTTCCTGCTCTACGCGGAGAAGGTATTTGCGCGCTACGCCGGCAAGGTCAGGCGCTGGTTCGTGTTTAACGAGCCGATTGTAGTGCAAACCCGCGTCTATCTGGATGCGCTGCGCTGGCCTTATCACCAGAGCACGTCGACCTGGATGCAGTGGAATCACCATAAAAATCTGGCGACCGCGCGTGTCGTCAGGCTATTCCGCGATCGCGGCTATGCGGGCAGCATCGGCACGATTTTAAATCCAGAGGTGACCTGGCCGCGCTCTGACGCGCCGCACGATCGCCGGGCGGCGGAGATCTACGATCTGTTCTACAACCGGGTGTTTCTCGATCCGGCTATCAAGGGCGGGTATCCGGCGGCGCTGTTACAGCTGCTGGCGCAGCATCAGGTGCAGTGGCGCTACAGCGCGGCGGATCTGGCGCTGATCGCCGAGAACCGCGTCGATGAAGTGGGGCTGAATCTCTATTATCCGCATCGGGTGAAGGCGCCGTCCCGCGCCTGGCACCCGGAAACGCCTTTCCATCCCGCTTATTACTACGAACCTTTTGAGCTGCCGGGACGCCGCATGAACCGCTCGCGCGGCTGGGAGATCGCGCCGCGCATCGTGGCGTCGATGGCGCAAAGAATGCGCGACGAGTATGGCAATTTTCCCTGGTTTATCGCGGAAAACGGCATGGGAATTGAAAACGAAGCGCAGTTCAGGGACGCATCGGGCGAGATTCAGGACGATTACCGCATCGACTTTATCGCCGAACATCTGTATGAGGCGCTGCGCGCGCGCGAGGCGGGGATTAACTGTCAGGGTTATATGCTGTGGTCGTTTACCGATAACGTTTCCCCGATGAATGCGTTTAAAAATCGTTACGGCCTGGTTGAGATCGATTTAGAGAACCGGCGCCAGCGGCGGATGAAGAAGTCGGCGCGCTGGTATCGTCAGCTACGAGACAGTCGTCAGCTTACCCTGACGCTGAATGATGAAGCAAAATAA
- a CDS encoding PTS sugar transporter subunit IIB, translating to MKRIVLACAAGMSTSMVVTRMEKEAAARGLSYQIYAIPEQNLREELQNYPGEIAVVLLGPQVRFKLAENKKLTDGEQIPIAVIDSLAYGTLNGAKVLDQALALIN from the coding sequence GTGAAACGTATTGTTCTCGCCTGCGCTGCGGGCATGTCCACCTCGATGGTGGTGACGCGCATGGAAAAAGAGGCGGCGGCGCGCGGCCTCAGCTATCAGATTTACGCTATTCCTGAACAGAATCTGCGGGAAGAGCTGCAAAATTATCCGGGCGAGATCGCAGTGGTGCTGTTGGGGCCGCAGGTGCGCTTTAAGCTGGCGGAGAATAAGAAGCTGACCGACGGCGAGCAGATCCCGATCGCGGTGATCGATTCGCTGGCTTACGGCACGCTAAACGGCGCAAAAGTACTCGATCAGGCGCTGGCTTTGATAAACTAG
- a CDS encoding SDR family NAD(P)-dependent oxidoreductase, producing the protein MIKKFANKVAIVTGAGSGIGASIAHQLGAKGASVVVADRNEANAARVAMEIVQNGGIAVPVYQDVSDARSVEASVAFTLEQFGALHLAVNNAGIGGGNSPLANYSLDDWHNVIAVNLNGVFYSMKYQLPALLRSGGGSIVNVASILGTVSRANFSGYVAAKHGLIGLTRTAALEYAAQGVRINAIGPGYIDTPLLSPLTKLQYHRLVGEHPVGRLGRPEEVASLALFLLSDDASFITGSFQLVDGGYTAQ; encoded by the coding sequence ATGATAAAAAAATTTGCAAACAAAGTCGCCATAGTGACAGGCGCCGGTTCAGGTATAGGTGCGTCGATCGCACACCAGCTGGGCGCAAAAGGTGCCAGCGTTGTCGTGGCGGACCGGAATGAAGCGAACGCAGCCAGGGTAGCAATGGAAATTGTCCAGAACGGAGGCATCGCCGTTCCGGTTTATCAGGATGTAAGCGATGCACGATCGGTGGAGGCATCCGTCGCTTTCACGCTGGAGCAGTTTGGCGCTCTGCATCTTGCCGTTAACAACGCCGGTATCGGAGGCGGCAACTCGCCGCTGGCTAATTACAGCCTGGACGACTGGCATAATGTCATTGCCGTTAACCTTAATGGCGTATTTTACAGTATGAAATATCAGTTACCGGCGCTGCTGCGTTCGGGCGGCGGCTCGATTGTCAACGTGGCATCGATTCTCGGTACTGTCAGCCGTGCCAATTTTTCAGGTTATGTCGCTGCCAAACATGGCCTCATCGGGTTGACCAGGACGGCGGCGCTGGAATATGCCGCACAAGGCGTGCGCATTAACGCCATCGGGCCAGGTTATATCGATACGCCTCTGCTATCGCCGCTGACAAAGTTGCAGTATCACAGGCTGGTGGGAGAGCATCCTGTAGGGCGACTGGGTCGTCCTGAGGAAGTGGCGTCGCTGGCGCTGTTTCTGCTGTCGGATGACGCCTCGTTTATTACCGGCAGTTTTCAACTGGTCGATGGCGGCTATACGGCACAATAG
- the lysA gene encoding diaminopimelate decarboxylase encodes MPRPLNNSDSALNAANLLTLTQRYTGPFWAYDADIIRDRIAQLRQFDVVRFAQKACSNIHILRLMREAGVKVDSVSLGEIERALAAGFKAGGDEIVFTADLLDEPTLARVAELRIPVNAGSVDMLHQLGARSKGHPVWLRVNPGFGHGHSQKTNTGGENSKHGIWHDDLPQALQAIQQHGLTLVGIHMHIGSGVDYAHLEQVCEAMVSQAIALDQDIQAISAGGGLSVPYRYGEEAIDTQHYYSLWHRARERIAAHLGHPVKLEIEPGRFLAAEAGVLVAQVRAVKNMGSRHFALVDAGFSDLMRPAMYGSYHHISLLAADKDAASRELRETVVAGPLCESGDVFTQLEGGKVETRQLPAVTPGDYLVFHDTGAYGASMSSNYNSRPLIPEVLFDGGEAHEIRRQQTIQELLALEM; translated from the coding sequence ATGCCACGTCCGCTAAATAATTCCGACAGCGCCCTGAATGCCGCTAACCTGTTAACGCTGACCCAACGCTACACCGGGCCGTTCTGGGCCTACGATGCCGATATTATCCGCGATCGCATCGCGCAGCTGCGGCAGTTCGACGTGGTGCGCTTCGCACAGAAAGCCTGCTCCAATATTCATATTCTGCGGCTGATGCGTGAGGCGGGCGTAAAGGTCGATTCGGTATCGCTGGGCGAGATTGAGCGGGCGCTGGCCGCGGGCTTTAAGGCGGGCGGCGACGAGATCGTTTTCACCGCCGATCTGCTGGACGAACCGACGCTGGCGCGCGTGGCGGAGCTGCGTATTCCGGTCAACGCCGGTTCGGTGGATATGCTGCATCAGCTCGGCGCGCGCTCGAAGGGCCATCCGGTCTGGCTACGCGTCAACCCCGGCTTCGGCCACGGCCACAGCCAGAAAACCAACACCGGCGGCGAGAACAGCAAGCACGGCATCTGGCATGACGATCTGCCGCAGGCGCTCCAGGCGATTCAGCAGCATGGCCTGACGCTGGTGGGCATCCATATGCATATCGGATCGGGCGTGGATTACGCGCATCTGGAACAGGTCTGCGAGGCGATGGTCAGCCAGGCGATCGCGCTGGATCAGGATATTCAGGCTATCTCCGCTGGCGGCGGGCTTTCTGTTCCCTATCGCTACGGCGAAGAAGCGATCGATACGCAGCACTATTACAGCCTCTGGCACCGCGCCCGCGAACGCATCGCCGCGCATCTGGGCCATCCGGTAAAGCTGGAGATCGAACCGGGCCGCTTTTTAGCGGCGGAGGCGGGCGTGCTGGTGGCGCAGGTGCGCGCGGTAAAAAACATGGGCAGCCGCCATTTTGCGCTGGTGGACGCAGGCTTTAGCGATTTGATGCGTCCGGCTATGTATGGCAGCTATCACCATATTTCACTGCTGGCCGCCGATAAGGACGCCGCATCGCGCGAGCTGCGCGAAACGGTGGTGGCGGGGCCGCTGTGCGAATCGGGCGACGTCTTTACCCAGCTGGAAGGTGGTAAGGTGGAAACCCGTCAGCTTCCCGCCGTGACGCCGGGCGACTATCTGGTGTTTCATGATACCGGCGCCTACGGCGCCTCGATGTCCTCAAACTACAACAGCCGTCCGCTGATCCCGGAAGTGCTGTTCGACGGCGGCGAGGCGCATGAAATTCGTCGTCAGCAGACGATCCAGGAGCTGTTGGCGCTGGAGATGTAA
- a CDS encoding GNAT family N-acetyltransferase, which produces MSRWRIVPLSEVPQHQPLLVTWLWRAFGDAQSQAFFASVVESSLRGADFPQTFVALEGDRPVGTVGVWRCDLISRQDLFPWLAALYVDESARGSGLSAALQEYAEAWCRARGFNNLYLYALCANYYERFGWRYIGDALDYPDTVVRLYHKALRRD; this is translated from the coding sequence ATGAGTCGCTGGCGCATTGTGCCGCTGAGCGAGGTGCCGCAGCATCAGCCGCTGTTAGTGACGTGGTTGTGGCGCGCTTTTGGCGACGCGCAGAGCCAGGCATTTTTCGCCAGCGTGGTGGAGAGCAGCCTGCGCGGGGCCGATTTCCCGCAGACGTTTGTGGCGCTGGAGGGCGATCGTCCAGTCGGTACGGTAGGCGTCTGGCGTTGCGATCTAATCAGTCGGCAGGATCTTTTTCCGTGGCTGGCGGCGCTGTACGTAGATGAAAGCGCGCGCGGCAGCGGTTTAAGCGCCGCGTTACAGGAATATGCCGAGGCGTGGTGTCGCGCTCGCGGCTTTAACAATCTTTATCTGTACGCATTATGCGCTAACTATTACGAACGTTTCGGCTGGCGTTATATTGGCGACGCGCTGGATTACCCCGATACGGTGGTGCGTCTTTACCATAAGGCGCTGCGCAGGGACTGA
- the galR gene encoding HTH-type transcriptional regulator GalR codes for MATIKDVAKLAGVSVATVSRVINNSPKASDASRQAVFSAMEELQYHPNANARALAQQSTETLGLVVGDVSDPFFGAMVKAVDEIAWQTGNFLLIGNGYHNEEKERLAIEQLMRHRCAALVVHAKKIPDEELEKLMQQMPGMVLINRSLPAFQQRCIALDDRYGAWLATRHLIQQGHDQIAFICSTHTISDAEERLQGYYDALREHSLPCNDRLVAFGEPDEVGGEQAMTELLGRGKNFTAVACYNDSMAAGALAVLSDNGIRVPEEMSLIGFDDVLVSRYVRPRLTTVRYPIVTMAQQAAELALALANNQPLPEVTNTFNPTLVRRHSVSSPG; via the coding sequence ATGGCTACGATAAAGGATGTCGCCAAACTGGCGGGCGTTTCTGTCGCCACCGTTTCACGCGTTATCAATAACTCGCCTAAAGCCAGCGACGCGTCACGTCAGGCGGTTTTTAGCGCCATGGAGGAGTTGCAGTATCACCCCAACGCTAACGCGCGCGCGCTGGCGCAGCAGTCGACGGAGACGCTTGGTCTGGTGGTGGGCGACGTTTCTGACCCCTTTTTTGGCGCGATGGTGAAGGCGGTGGATGAAATCGCCTGGCAGACAGGCAATTTTCTGCTGATCGGCAACGGCTATCATAATGAGGAGAAGGAGCGCCTGGCGATTGAGCAACTGATGCGTCATCGCTGTGCGGCGCTGGTGGTGCATGCCAAGAAGATTCCGGACGAGGAGCTGGAAAAGCTGATGCAGCAGATGCCGGGAATGGTGTTGATTAATCGCTCATTACCCGCGTTTCAGCAGCGCTGCATCGCGCTGGATGACCGCTACGGCGCCTGGCTTGCAACGCGTCATTTGATTCAGCAGGGACACGATCAGATCGCTTTTATCTGCTCTACCCACACGATTTCCGATGCCGAAGAACGTTTGCAGGGTTATTACGATGCGCTGCGCGAGCACAGTCTGCCCTGCAATGACCGGCTGGTGGCGTTTGGCGAGCCGGATGAGGTAGGTGGCGAGCAGGCGATGACGGAGCTGTTGGGACGTGGGAAAAATTTCACCGCGGTGGCCTGTTATAACGATTCGATGGCGGCGGGCGCATTGGCGGTGCTGAGCGATAACGGCATTCGCGTGCCGGAGGAGATGTCGCTCATCGGCTTTGATGATGTGCTGGTATCGCGCTATGTACGACCGCGTTTGACCACGGTGCGTTATCCCATCGTGACGATGGCGCAGCAGGCGGCGGAGCTGGCATTGGCACTGGCGAATAATCAACCTTTGCCGGAAGTAACCAATACGTTTAACCCTACGCTGGTGCGCAGGCATTCGGTCAGTTCGCCGGGTTAA
- a CDS encoding FCD domain-containing protein produces the protein MDKGASPQERKQYQEIGEHLRQKIVAGLYPVGSRLPPERNLAETWGVSRTIVREALLMLELEGTVDIRQGSGVYVMRIPSEASDEEEAFFRSDVGPFEMLQARQLLESNIAAFAARMATKADIENLRRTLEQEQRAIALNDTTQDNDRLFHLLLAGATQNQMLMDTVKSIWRHHENNPLWQQLRAHIETRSYRLKWLSDHQTILAALRRRDVMGAWQGMWQHLENVKNTLMELSDADAPDFDGYLFESVPIFQGRLV, from the coding sequence GTGGATAAGGGCGCATCGCCGCAAGAGAGAAAGCAGTATCAGGAGATTGGCGAGCATTTACGTCAGAAGATTGTGGCAGGGCTTTATCCTGTCGGTTCGCGTCTGCCGCCGGAGCGCAATCTGGCCGAGACCTGGGGCGTGAGTCGCACGATTGTCCGCGAGGCGCTGCTGATGCTGGAGCTGGAGGGCACGGTGGATATCCGTCAGGGTTCCGGCGTTTACGTGATGCGTATTCCCAGCGAAGCCAGCGACGAGGAGGAGGCCTTTTTCCGCAGCGACGTCGGCCCGTTCGAGATGTTGCAGGCGCGTCAGCTGCTGGAGAGCAATATCGCCGCGTTTGCCGCGCGCATGGCGACCAAGGCGGATATTGAAAATTTGCGCCGCACGCTGGAGCAGGAGCAGCGCGCGATTGCGCTGAACGATACCACTCAGGACAATGACCGGCTGTTTCATCTGCTGCTGGCGGGCGCGACGCAGAATCAAATGCTGATGGATACGGTGAAAAGCATCTGGCGGCATCATGAAAACAATCCGCTGTGGCAGCAGCTGCGCGCGCATATTGAAACGCGCAGCTATCGGCTGAAGTGGTTGAGCGATCATCAAACGATTTTGGCGGCGCTGCGGCGACGCGATGTGATGGGCGCCTGGCAGGGGATGTGGCAGCATCTGGAGAATGTGAAGAACACATTGATGGAGCTGTCGGACGCCGACGCGCCCGATTTTGACGGTTATCTATTTGAATCTGTACCGATTTTTCAGGGGAGACTGGTATGA
- a CDS encoding PTS sugar transporter subunit IIC: MSLQDRLIDALGSFATRFNSYRYIMAIKASFITLMPVIIVGAFSVLISNMVLDAKNGLASFPALAFLADLKPITTSINYATLSFLNIGAVFLIGIELGRINGIKTLFPGLLAIICFISVTPTTLQMMVDGQMHLVTDVLAKQFSDTKSLFLGMFIAILSVEIYCRLENVERLKIKMPDTVPPNVSASFSALIPAIITVSAIATFGFVFHQASGMYLYDAVYRVVQQPLESVVQSLWGILLLMFVAQLFWVIGIHGNQMIKPIREPLLLGAILVNMNAFEQGKEVPNIITMPFWDVYMSIGGSGLTIGLLTAVMLATKRKEMREIAKLSFGPGLFNINEPVIFGMPIMLNPILAIPFIITPLVTGTIGYFATLTGFAGKAVVMVPWTTPPIINAWLSTAGSMGAVVTQLVCIMVSVLIYLPFVKIAARRAEAAEAKAMQPELASLKEPS; this comes from the coding sequence ATGTCTCTACAGGATCGATTGATTGACGCTCTGGGAAGCTTCGCCACGCGCTTTAACAGCTACCGTTACATTATGGCGATTAAAGCCTCTTTCATTACGCTGATGCCGGTAATTATCGTCGGCGCCTTTTCAGTATTGATTTCCAATATGGTGTTGGATGCGAAAAACGGCCTCGCCAGTTTTCCCGCGCTCGCTTTCCTCGCCGATCTCAAGCCCATCACCACCAGTATTAACTACGCCACGCTAAGCTTCCTCAATATCGGCGCGGTCTTTCTTATCGGCATTGAGCTGGGACGCATCAACGGCATTAAAACGCTGTTTCCCGGCCTGCTGGCGATCATCTGCTTTATTTCGGTGACGCCGACCACGCTGCAAATGATGGTCGACGGGCAGATGCATCTGGTGACCGACGTGCTGGCGAAGCAGTTTTCCGACACCAAAAGCCTGTTTCTTGGCATGTTTATCGCCATTCTTTCGGTAGAGATCTACTGTCGGCTGGAGAACGTCGAGCGGCTGAAAATCAAAATGCCCGATACCGTGCCGCCGAACGTCTCCGCCTCGTTTTCCGCGCTGATCCCGGCGATCATCACCGTATCCGCGATCGCCACTTTCGGCTTTGTGTTCCATCAGGCGAGCGGAATGTACCTTTACGACGCGGTTTATCGCGTGGTGCAGCAGCCGCTGGAATCGGTGGTGCAAAGTCTGTGGGGCATTCTGCTGCTGATGTTCGTAGCGCAGCTGTTCTGGGTGATCGGCATTCACGGTAACCAGATGATCAAGCCGATCCGCGAGCCACTGCTGTTGGGAGCGATTCTGGTGAATATGAATGCTTTCGAGCAGGGCAAAGAGGTGCCGAACATCATTACCATGCCGTTCTGGGATGTCTATATGAGCATTGGCGGATCGGGACTAACCATCGGGCTGTTGACGGCGGTGATGCTGGCGACCAAACGTAAAGAGATGCGGGAAATCGCCAAGCTCTCTTTCGGGCCGGGGCTGTTCAATATCAACGAGCCGGTAATCTTCGGCATGCCGATCATGCTTAATCCGATCCTTGCTATTCCTTTCATTATTACGCCGCTGGTGACCGGCACTATCGGCTATTTCGCCACGCTCACCGGCTTTGCCGGCAAGGCGGTGGTGATGGTGCCCTGGACTACGCCGCCGATTATCAACGCCTGGCTGTCGACCGCCGGTTCGATGGGCGCGGTGGTGACGCAGCTGGTCTGCATCATGGTGTCGGTGCTGATCTATCTGCCGTTTGTGAAAATCGCCGCGCGCCGCGCCGAGGCCGCCGAAGCGAAAGCGATGCAGCCGGAGCTGGCCAGCCTTAAGGAGCCGTCATGA